One Globicephala melas chromosome 4, mGloMel1.2, whole genome shotgun sequence genomic window carries:
- the LOC138842647 gene encoding double homeobox protein 4-like protein 2: protein MDSSSSSGTYSTSRGRLSRPSRRRRLVLSLSQKDTLQALFQQNPYPGITTREWLARELDIPESRIQVWFQNQRRRRLKQSRLLSENAFKGGQSQPLRPPPPEALPRGSMGREARRKRTFISPSQTRVLMQAFERDRFPSIAAREELAHQTGIPEPRIQIWFQNRRARHSKQSASGPVTALSDQSTLPTVHRSSHRYPPSHAPDSMQSLAAATAVFSPSFLGPEASYGCCVGQPLMFIMLPPSLAALQRCQNPQPLLATVPWGERSHALITSGQPAQGAIWPPGPAETHFWQQQASSGEETSPQLEQQPQRSALTGSSSLLDELLSDVAILDKAGPFLNTATEEKVLAATLEAPLSAE from the exons ATGGATTCGTCCAGCTCATCCGGCACATACAGCACCTCCAGAG gcCGACTCTCAAGACCATCGCGAAGGAGGAGGCTTGTTCTGAGTCTGAGTCAGAAGGACACCCTGCAAGCACTCTTTCAACAGAACCCCTATCCCGGGATAACGACCAGAGAATGGCTGGCACGAGAACTGGACATTCCAGAAAGCAGAATTCAG GTTTGGTTTCAAAACCAACGAAGAAGACGCCTAAAGCAGAGCCGATTGCTGTCGGAGAATGCCTTCAAAGGAGGGCAGTCACAGCCACTGCGGCCCCCACCACCTGAGGCTTTGCCTCGAG GAAGCATGGGAAGAGAGGCCAGGCGAAAGAGGactttcatctctccttctcaaacaaGGGTCCTTATGCAAGCCTTTGAGAGGGATCGATTTCCATCTATTGCTGCCAGGGAAGAATTGGCTCACCAGACAGGAATTCCCGAACCTCGAATCCAG ATATGGTTCCAGAACCGAAGAGCTCGGCACTCAAAGCAGAGCGCTAGTGGGCCTGTGACTGCCCTGTCGGACCAAAGCACCCTGCCCACTGTCCATAGAAGCTCTCATCGTTATCCTCCCTCTCATGCACCTGATAGCATGCAATCCCTTGCTGCGGCCACTGctgttttctccccctcctttcttggGCCAGAGGCTTCCTATGGGTGCTGTGTGGGCCAGCCATTGATGTTCATCATGCTGCCGCCCAGCCTGGCAGCCCTTCAGAGATGCCAGAACCCACAGCCTCTTCTGGCCACAGTTCCGTGGGGCGAACGGTCACATGCTCTCATCACCAGTGGGCAGCCTGCCCAGGGGGCCATCTGGCCACCTGGACCAGCAGAGACACACTTCTGGCAGCAGCAGGCAAGCTCAGGTGAAGAGACATCTCCCCAGCTGGAGCAACAGCCCCAGCGCTCAGCCCTTACAGGCTCCTCAAGCCTCCTGGATGAACTCTTGTCAGACGTGGCCATTCTGGACAAGGCAGGTCCTTTTCTGAATACAGCCACAGAGGAAAAGGTTCTTGCGGCAACCCTGGAAGCCCCCCTCAGCGCGGAATAA